The Rhodospirillaceae bacterium genome has a window encoding:
- the radA gene encoding DNA repair protein RadA, translating to MAKSKAEFVCQSCGAHFPKWAGKCEACNEWNTLVEEAGSATLPKGVSGGKGGRAISFVPLKGETAAPPRLHTGIAELDRVCGGGLVAGSAVLVGGDPGIGKSTLLLQACGALAANAKCLYITGEEAVDQVRLRAARLGLENAPVELAAATNVRDIAATLDTKGAADLVVIDSIQTMYTDAIDSAPGTVTQVRTCSHELIRIAKKRGFTLFLVGHVTKEGTLAGPRVLEHMVDTVLYFEGERGHHFRILRAVKNRFGATDEIGVFEMANAGLAEVPNPSALFLAERRGNVSGSCVFAGLEGSRPMLVEIQALVAPTSLGTARRTVVGWDSSRLSMIAAVLEARCGLALSGHDIYLNVAGGLRISEPAADAAVAAALVSSLRDAPVPPGAVVFGEIGLSGELRAVTQMDQRLREAAKLGFTDAWMPKNAGRRTSNMDTPNGVTLTSLGHVQDLVEKFSS from the coding sequence ATGGCAAAATCAAAAGCAGAATTCGTCTGTCAGTCCTGCGGCGCGCACTTCCCGAAATGGGCCGGAAAATGCGAAGCCTGTAACGAATGGAACACCCTCGTCGAAGAAGCCGGGTCCGCCACTCTGCCGAAAGGCGTTAGTGGTGGCAAAGGTGGGCGCGCGATTTCCTTTGTTCCCCTCAAAGGCGAAACCGCCGCACCGCCGCGCCTGCACACCGGCATTGCCGAACTCGACCGCGTCTGTGGCGGTGGCTTGGTCGCAGGATCGGCGGTCCTGGTCGGCGGCGATCCGGGCATCGGCAAATCAACCCTGCTGCTGCAAGCCTGTGGCGCTTTGGCGGCCAATGCAAAGTGTCTCTACATCACCGGCGAAGAAGCGGTGGACCAAGTGCGCTTAAGAGCTGCTCGTCTTGGGCTGGAAAACGCCCCCGTTGAGTTGGCCGCCGCCACCAATGTCCGAGATATTGCTGCCACTCTCGACACCAAAGGCGCGGCTGACTTGGTGGTCATCGATTCCATCCAGACCATGTATACAGATGCGATTGATTCTGCACCGGGCACCGTGACCCAGGTCCGCACCTGTTCCCACGAATTGATCCGCATCGCAAAAAAGCGCGGTTTTACCTTGTTTCTTGTGGGGCATGTCACCAAAGAAGGCACCCTGGCCGGACCCCGCGTGCTGGAGCATATGGTAGATACGGTGCTGTATTTCGAAGGCGAGCGCGGTCATCATTTTCGTATTCTGCGCGCGGTCAAGAACCGCTTTGGCGCGACTGATGAAATTGGCGTGTTTGAAATGGCAAATGCGGGCCTGGCCGAAGTGCCGAACCCCTCGGCACTCTTCTTGGCCGAGCGGCGGGGCAATGTCTCGGGCAGTTGTGTGTTCGCAGGTCTCGAAGGCTCCCGTCCCATGCTGGTTGAAATCCAGGCCCTGGTGGCCCCCACCAGCCTCGGCACCGCCCGGCGCACGGTCGTTGGATGGGATTCAAGCCGCCTCTCGATGATTGCTGCCGTCCTCGAAGCAAGATGCGGCCTTGCACTGAGCGGGCATGACATTTATTTGAACGTGGCCGGTGGCTTACGGATTTCTGAGCCGGCGGCCGATGCGGCTGTCGCGGCGGCGCTGGTGTCCTCTTTGCGGGATGCTCCGGTGCCGCCAGGAGCGGTTGTGTTCGGCGAAATTGGGCTGTCCGGGGAACTCCGGGCCGTCACACAAATGGATCAACGCCTGCGGGAAGCAGCAAAGCTAGGGTTCACCGACGCATGGATGCCCAAAAATGCAGGACGTCGCACATCAAACATGGACACGCCAAACGGTGTCACACTGACATCGCTGGGGCACGTTCAAGACTTGGTCGAAAAATTTTCATCATGA
- a CDS encoding ABC transporter permease produces MVNFLAVIGRVVLRFVAQIGRLTLFTLTSLSHCVRPPIYPRLIGRQMIDIGYYSLPVVGLTAIFSGMVLALQSYTGFARFNAESAVANVVVLSMTRELGPVLASLMVAGRIGASMAAEIGTMRVTEQVDALTTLSTNPYKYLIAPRLIAGVLMLPLLVLIADIIGVFGGYLVGVFKLGFNPNVYISNTIDFLEPLDVISGLVKAAAFGFIITLMGCYNGFHSKGGAQGVGSATTNAVVSSSILILIFNYIITELFFAV; encoded by the coding sequence ATCGTGAATTTCCTCGCCGTGATCGGCCGCGTGGTCTTGCGCTTCGTCGCACAAATTGGCCGCTTGACCCTCTTTACGCTGACCTCCCTCTCTCACTGTGTCCGCCCCCCCATTTACCCCCGCTTGATCGGGCGGCAAATGATCGACATTGGCTATTACTCCCTGCCCGTCGTCGGCCTGACCGCGATTTTCTCCGGCATGGTTTTAGCGCTGCAAAGCTACACCGGCTTTGCGCGCTTCAATGCAGAAAGCGCTGTCGCCAACGTTGTCGTTCTGTCCATGACCCGCGAACTGGGACCGGTTCTTGCCAGCCTGATGGTGGCGGGGCGCATTGGCGCGTCGATGGCGGCCGAAATCGGCACCATGCGGGTCACAGAGCAAGTGGATGCTCTGACCACACTGTCCACCAACCCTTATAAGTATCTCATCGCGCCACGTTTAATCGCCGGTGTATTGATGCTGCCGCTGTTAGTCTTGATCGCCGATATCATTGGTGTCTTCGGCGGATACCTCGTCGGCGTCTTTAAACTCGGCTTTAACCCGAACGTTTACATCTCCAACACAATAGATTTTCTAGAACCTCTGGATGTGATTTCAGGCTTGGTCAAAGCCGCCGCTTTCGGCTTCATCATTACGCTGATGGGCTGCTACAACGGCTTTCATTCAAAAGGCGGTGCGCAGGGCGTTGGCAGTGCCACCACCAATGCGGTTGTGTCGTCCTCAATTCTGATCCTGATCTTTAATTACATCATTACCGAATTGTTCTTCGCCGTATGA
- the der gene encoding ribosome biogenesis GTPase Der: MSFTLVIVGRPNVGKSTLFNRLVGRRLALVHDRPGVTRDRREGQGHLADLTFRVVDTAGLEDSESGTLEGRMREQTERAVAEADVALMVIDARVGITPIDEYFADLLRRSSTPIILAANKCEGNAAQAGLFEAFSLGLGDPIALSAEHGQGLDELFEALLPFEKETPKEEQLIASEHRGQGSVPDHGAPGDDMSLVDDDSFDDDLIELEDGETFEEEDGDGDDKGRPLQLAIVGRPNTGKSTLVNRLLGEDRVLTGPEPGVTRDAIPIDWDYNGRPVRLVDTAGLRRKAKVSDVVEKLSALDTLRAVDLAEVVVLVLDADAILDKQDLTIASRVIEEGRALVIAVNKWDIASDRQGSILRLREKLEQSLTQVKGVPTVTLSAKTGHRVTDLMETVFKVHATWNKRIPTAALNKWLDDTTQRHPPPLSKQKRRIRIRYMTQVKARPPTFVMFTSRPVDLPSSYHRYLMNDLRETFDFDGVPLRLFVRKPDNPYDP; encoded by the coding sequence ATGTCTTTTACTTTGGTTATTGTCGGACGCCCCAATGTGGGTAAGTCCACGCTTTTTAACCGGCTGGTTGGCCGGCGCTTGGCGTTGGTGCATGACCGGCCTGGTGTGACTCGAGACCGGCGCGAGGGTCAAGGCCATTTGGCTGACTTGACGTTTCGCGTCGTCGACACCGCCGGTTTAGAAGACAGTGAAAGCGGCACATTGGAAGGCCGTATGCGCGAACAGACCGAGCGTGCCGTGGCAGAAGCGGATGTGGCTTTGATGGTGATTGATGCCCGCGTTGGTATCACGCCAATTGATGAATATTTCGCCGATCTGTTGCGGCGCAGTTCTACGCCGATCATTCTGGCGGCGAATAAATGCGAGGGTAATGCGGCGCAAGCCGGGCTGTTTGAGGCATTTTCTCTCGGTCTCGGTGATCCCATCGCTTTATCGGCTGAACATGGCCAGGGCCTGGATGAGCTGTTTGAGGCGCTGCTGCCGTTTGAAAAAGAAACTCCGAAAGAGGAACAGTTGATCGCCTCAGAACATCGGGGCCAGGGTTCTGTGCCGGATCACGGCGCACCCGGTGACGATATGTCACTGGTTGACGACGACAGCTTTGATGACGACCTGATTGAGCTTGAAGACGGCGAGACCTTTGAGGAAGAAGACGGAGATGGCGACGATAAGGGCCGTCCTTTGCAGTTGGCTATTGTTGGGCGTCCGAACACGGGCAAATCGACGCTGGTTAACCGGCTGCTGGGCGAAGACCGTGTTCTGACCGGCCCTGAGCCCGGCGTGACTCGCGATGCCATTCCCATCGACTGGGACTATAATGGGCGTCCTGTTCGTCTGGTTGATACGGCGGGTCTGCGGCGCAAGGCGAAGGTCAGCGACGTGGTTGAGAAACTCTCCGCGCTGGATACCTTGCGGGCCGTTGATCTTGCCGAAGTGGTTGTGTTGGTGCTGGATGCGGATGCCATTCTCGACAAACAAGATTTAACGATTGCATCGCGTGTGATTGAAGAAGGCCGGGCGCTGGTCATCGCGGTTAACAAATGGGACATCGCCTCCGATCGTCAGGGATCTATTCTAAGATTGCGTGAAAAGCTTGAACAATCCCTTACACAGGTGAAGGGGGTGCCCACAGTGACGTTGTCTGCTAAAACCGGTCACCGGGTTACAGATCTCATGGAGACTGTGTTCAAAGTCCATGCGACGTGGAACAAACGCATACCGACGGCGGCCCTGAACAAATGGCTGGATGACACAACGCAACGCCATCCCCCACCGTTGTCAAAACAAAAAAGACGCATCCGTATTCGCTACATGACTCAGGTGAAGGCCCGGCCACCGACCTTTGTCATGTTCACCTCTCGTCCGGTTGATTTGCCGAGCAGTTATCACCGTTACTTAATGAATGACTTGCGAGAGACCTTTGATTTTGACGGTGTGCCCTTGCGCTTGTTTGTGCGCAAACCGGACAATCCCTACGATCCATAA
- the rplI gene encoding 50S ribosomal protein L9 — protein MDVILLERIDKLGQMGDVVGVKTGYARNYLLPQKKALRATDANRAYFESRRSELEAINLERRGEAEAVAKKMVGLHLVLVRQAGEGGQLYGSVTARDVSDSLKEEGVTMDRGQVELNAAIKELGQYTVPVKLHPEVVVDITVTVSRSKDQADIDAASNLLEREEDAAKAVAHEQEAEQARDEELDTEADARQADGSAG, from the coding sequence ATGGACGTAATTTTATTGGAGCGGATCGACAAGCTCGGTCAAATGGGTGATGTCGTCGGTGTAAAAACCGGCTATGCCCGTAACTACCTGCTGCCGCAGAAAAAAGCTCTTCGGGCGACAGACGCCAATCGGGCTTATTTCGAAAGCCGCCGGAGCGAGTTGGAAGCCATCAACCTGGAGCGTCGCGGCGAAGCCGAAGCCGTTGCCAAGAAGATGGTGGGCTTGCATCTGGTATTGGTGCGTCAAGCTGGTGAGGGGGGTCAGCTCTATGGCTCCGTCACAGCACGCGACGTGTCAGACAGCCTTAAAGAAGAAGGTGTCACAATGGACCGCGGTCAGGTTGAACTGAACGCCGCCATTAAGGAACTCGGCCAATACACGGTGCCGGTTAAACTGCACCCTGAAGTGGTTGTGGACATCACGGTGACTGTATCTCGGTCGAAAGATCAGGCTGACATCGACGCTGCCTCGAACCTGCTTGAGCGGGAAGAAGACGCGGCTAAAGCTGTTGCTCATGAACAAGAAGCTGAGCAGGCCCGCGATGAAGAACTCGATACGGAAGCCGATGCCCGCCAGGCTGATGGTTCCGCCGGTTAA
- a CDS encoding SDR family NAD(P)-dependent oxidoreductase, producing MSVTGGDSKTGRLAGRIALVTGASQGIGRAVAKRFANEGATIIAIARSKKKLLTLDDEIKAATGQAAVLVDEDLSKFETIDQVGLALFERYKKLDIVVGAAATLGQLSPVGHIPPKTWDQVFALNMTANWRLLRSVDPLLRQSDAGRAIFVTCSSGALPLPFWGAYGASKAALEQMVKIYAAEMSETSIRANLIDPGPVATALRLKAFPGEDQAKLNKPEDITDSFVDLADPAQEKTGQRISLNQ from the coding sequence ATGAGCGTCACGGGCGGTGACAGTAAAACCGGACGCCTGGCCGGACGTATTGCGCTTGTCACAGGGGCCTCTCAAGGCATTGGCCGCGCGGTGGCAAAACGGTTTGCCAACGAAGGCGCGACCATCATAGCCATCGCCCGCAGCAAGAAAAAACTTCTCACCCTGGACGACGAGATCAAAGCCGCGACGGGCCAAGCTGCTGTGCTGGTGGACGAGGACCTGAGCAAGTTTGAAACCATCGACCAGGTGGGCCTGGCCCTATTCGAGCGTTACAAAAAACTCGACATCGTGGTCGGTGCAGCGGCGACCTTGGGGCAACTCTCCCCGGTTGGGCATATTCCGCCAAAAACCTGGGACCAGGTGTTCGCCTTAAACATGACAGCGAATTGGCGCTTGCTGCGATCCGTCGACCCCCTCTTGCGCCAGTCTGATGCAGGACGCGCCATTTTTGTGACCTGCAGTTCAGGCGCTCTGCCGCTCCCCTTTTGGGGCGCATATGGCGCATCGAAAGCCGCGCTGGAACAGATGGTTAAAATTTATGCGGCGGAGATGAGTGAAACGTCTATCCGCGCCAATCTGATCGACCCTGGCCCAGTGGCAACGGCCCTCAGGCTCAAAGCCTTCCCTGGAGAAGACCAGGCCAAACTCAATAAGCCCGAAGATATTACAGACAGCTTTGTGGATCTGGCCGACCCAGCACAGGAAAAAACAGGACAGCGGATTAGCCTTAACCAGTAA
- a CDS encoding replicative DNA helicase, with translation MNLPASNIISSDSSESGLFRSPPHNLEAERALLGAIMLNNRAYEAVSDYLRGEHFSDPVHAKVYDSASRLLEQGHQANPITLKTYLEQDPLVQESGGMAYLTGLVNSVVTIINAADYGRLIYDLHLRRELINVGQDMVNEAFDSDLDQTALSQIEVSEQKLFDLSSKGATEGGFERFEIALTNAIDMAEAAHRRDGALSGTTTGLRDMDAKLGGLHPSDLIILAGRPAMGKTALATTIAFNAAQHFQNTDNDLERGKLVAFFSLEMSSEQLATRILAERSRLSSHDIRTGRLAHEDFGKLVSASQELHALPLFIDDTPAITISAMRTRCRRLARQARTEKHNGLGLIVVDYLQLLDGSTGKASENRVQEISAISRGLKALAKELDVPVLALSQLSRAVEQREDKRPQLSDLRESGSIEQDADVVMFVYREEYYLERKQPQREGYESEDKFQEKMLKWQDDMEAVHNVAEAIVGKQRHGPIGTVKLLFEPSFTHFDDLAEASHLPEEMG, from the coding sequence ATGAACTTGCCAGCTTCAAACATTATTTCCTCAGATTCCTCAGAATCCGGTCTGTTTCGCTCGCCGCCCCACAACCTGGAGGCCGAGCGGGCCTTGCTGGGCGCCATTATGCTAAACAACCGCGCCTATGAAGCGGTATCCGATTACCTGCGGGGCGAACACTTTTCCGATCCGGTCCACGCCAAAGTCTACGACTCGGCATCCCGACTGTTGGAACAAGGCCACCAGGCCAATCCCATCACCCTGAAGACCTATCTGGAACAAGATCCCCTGGTCCAAGAGTCTGGCGGCATGGCCTATCTCACCGGCTTGGTGAATTCGGTCGTCACCATCATCAACGCCGCAGACTATGGCCGCCTGATCTATGACCTACACTTGCGCCGGGAACTGATTAACGTTGGCCAGGATATGGTCAACGAAGCCTTTGATTCCGATCTTGATCAAACGGCACTGAGTCAGATTGAGGTTTCAGAACAGAAGCTGTTTGATTTGTCGTCCAAGGGCGCAACGGAAGGCGGGTTTGAACGATTTGAAATCGCGCTGACCAATGCCATTGATATGGCAGAAGCCGCCCATCGCCGGGACGGAGCTCTGTCCGGCACCACCACAGGTCTGCGTGACATGGATGCCAAGCTCGGAGGGCTGCATCCGTCCGATCTTATTATCTTGGCCGGTCGCCCTGCCATGGGCAAAACCGCGCTCGCCACCACCATTGCTTTTAACGCCGCACAACATTTTCAGAATACCGACAACGACCTAGAACGCGGAAAACTGGTCGCCTTTTTCTCGCTGGAAATGAGTTCAGAGCAGCTCGCCACACGTATTCTGGCCGAGCGCTCACGCCTCAGCTCCCACGATATTCGCACCGGACGTCTGGCCCATGAAGATTTCGGCAAATTGGTCTCCGCCAGCCAGGAATTACATGCCCTGCCGCTGTTTATCGATGACACCCCCGCCATCACCATCTCGGCCATGCGTACGCGCTGCCGCCGCTTGGCCCGGCAAGCCAGAACAGAAAAACACAATGGCCTGGGGTTGATCGTGGTCGATTACCTGCAACTCTTGGATGGATCAACCGGCAAGGCGAGTGAAAACCGCGTGCAGGAAATTTCCGCCATTAGCCGTGGCCTTAAAGCGCTGGCCAAAGAGCTTGATGTGCCTGTGTTGGCTTTGTCTCAGTTGTCGCGTGCGGTCGAGCAACGCGAGGACAAGCGCCCGCAACTGTCTGACCTGCGTGAATCAGGGTCCATCGAGCAAGACGCTGACGTGGTGATGTTTGTTTATCGGGAAGAGTATTATTTGGAGCGCAAACAGCCGCAGCGTGAGGGCTATGAATCAGAAGACAAATTCCAAGAAAAGATGCTCAAGTGGCAAGACGATATGGAAGCCGTGCACAACGTTGCCGAAGCTATTGTCGGCAAGCAGCGTCACGGCCCCATTGGCACCGTGAAGCTCCTGTTCGAGCCCAGCTTCACCCACTTCGACGATCTTGCCGAGGCAAGTCACCTGCCGGAAGAAATGGGCTAA
- a CDS encoding CvpA family protein — translation MEGFPINGLDLAVVIIMMLSGLLAFMRGFVHEVLSVAGWIGAVFAVIYGVPELRHFARDIIPNTLIADGVTSVVIFLTVLVVLSILTKMLSKSIQASALNNLDRSLGFIFGLLRGVIVFALGLLILDWVIAGDERPTWVNNAKTVPIIEATADFMIGLAPEAFMAAEDAAKDASDTAKDAIELKETLDKLTQPPPGSDPDAPKTPDGAYEDDQRSGMDRLFQTNQDDQ, via the coding sequence ATGGAAGGCTTTCCCATAAACGGGTTGGACTTGGCCGTCGTCATTATCATGATGTTATCCGGTCTTCTGGCGTTTATGCGTGGCTTTGTCCACGAAGTGCTGTCGGTCGCCGGATGGATTGGGGCTGTGTTTGCGGTGATTTATGGCGTACCAGAACTCCGTCATTTTGCCCGCGACATCATCCCCAACACCCTGATTGCAGATGGCGTGACGAGTGTTGTCATTTTTCTGACCGTCCTGGTGGTGCTTTCGATTCTGACAAAAATGTTGTCGAAATCAATCCAGGCCAGCGCGCTTAACAACCTCGACCGCTCGCTCGGGTTTATCTTCGGGCTACTGCGCGGGGTGATCGTTTTTGCTCTGGGTTTACTTATATTAGATTGGGTGATTGCGGGCGATGAGCGCCCCACCTGGGTAAACAACGCCAAAACCGTACCGATCATTGAAGCAACAGCAGATTTCATGATTGGACTCGCACCTGAAGCCTTTATGGCTGCGGAAGATGCTGCTAAAGATGCGTCAGACACCGCCAAGGACGCGATCGAATTGAAAGAGACCCTGGATAAACTGACTCAGCCGCCGCCAGGCAGTGATCCAGATGCGCCAAAAACACCAGATGGCGCCTATGAAGACGATCAACGCAGTGGGATGGACCGCCTATTCCAAACCAATCAGGACGATCAATAG
- a CDS encoding ATP-binding cassette domain-containing protein, producing MSQPPKIHLADVCKSFGPKKILTGVNLDVAQGESIVIIGGSGTGKSVLLKCIIGLMLADSGTIEVDGTDVTKIAANDRDETNEKFGMLFQGGALFDSLPVWENVAFGLIQGRHLSRADAKEHALESLTKVGLSEDVGALSPAELSGGMQKRVGLARAIARSPEIVFFDEPTTGLDPIMADVINDLIVTCVKDQGITAISITHDMASARKIADRIAMLYHGKLIWVGPATDVDNSGNDYVDQFVHGRAEGPIQMELRR from the coding sequence ATGAGCCAGCCACCCAAAATTCACCTTGCCGATGTGTGCAAGAGCTTTGGCCCTAAAAAAATTCTGACCGGGGTAAATCTCGATGTGGCACAGGGCGAGTCCATTGTGATCATTGGCGGTTCGGGCACCGGGAAGTCTGTTCTGCTGAAATGTATCATCGGGCTCATGCTCGCCGACTCCGGCACCATTGAAGTCGATGGCACAGATGTCACCAAGATCGCCGCTAATGACCGGGATGAAACCAATGAAAAATTCGGCATGTTGTTTCAGGGCGGCGCCCTGTTTGACAGCCTGCCGGTCTGGGAAAATGTCGCCTTCGGTCTGATTCAAGGGCGGCATTTGAGTCGGGCCGATGCCAAGGAACACGCGCTTGAGTCCCTTACAAAAGTTGGGCTGTCCGAGGACGTGGGCGCATTGTCACCTGCAGAACTGTCCGGCGGCATGCAAAAACGTGTCGGCTTGGCCCGCGCCATTGCCCGTTCTCCTGAGATCGTGTTCTTTGACGAACCCACAACCGGCCTCGATCCCATTATGGCCGACGTCATCAACGATCTCATTGTGACCTGTGTGAAAGACCAAGGCATTACCGCCATATCAATCACGCATGACATGGCCTCAGCCCGGAAAATCGCCGACCGCATCGCCATGCTCTATCACGGCAAACTGATCTGGGTCGGACCAGCCACTGATGTTGATAACTCGGGTAACGATTATGTTGACCAGTTCGTTCATGGCCGCGCCGAGGGGCCGATTCAGATGGAGCTTCGCCGGTAG
- the purF gene encoding amidophosphoribosyltransferase, with the protein MTSFDPPLTTHPFHTTSSEHASDQIRDADCDGDTLHEECGVFGIYGDADAASHTALGLHALQHRGQEAAGLVSFDQKHFHSHRGLGHVSDNFKSERVMSRLKGNMALGHNRYSTTGETILRNVQPLFADLEFGGFALGHNGNLTNALTVRQELVRRGCIFQSTSDTEVVIHLIAISSKATLEERIIDALRQIEGAYSMVAMSNTTMFGVRDPLGVRPLVIGKLDKAYILCSETCALDIIGAEFVRDVEPGEMVIIDQDGLRSVRPFPKSDPRFCIFEFIYFARPDSVCEGSSVYEVRKRIGVELAKESNVPCDVVVPVPDSGVPAALGYASAVKVPFEYGIIRNHYVGRTFIQPTDKTRHLGVKRKHNINRAQIEGKRVVLVDDSIVRGTTSTKIVDMVRQAGATEVHLRISSPPTAHPCYFGIDTPEREQLLAAQLDVDGMAKRLGVDSLAFISVDGLYRAVGEAKRNMDNPQYCDACFTGDYPSPLTDLNAEALPHQLSLLTEGRA; encoded by the coding sequence ATGACCTCCTTTGACCCGCCTCTGACAACACACCCCTTCCACACCACCAGCAGCGAGCACGCATCGGATCAGATCCGAGACGCGGACTGCGACGGCGATACTTTGCACGAGGAATGCGGGGTCTTCGGCATATACGGGGATGCAGACGCCGCTTCTCATACAGCGCTCGGTCTCCATGCTTTGCAGCATCGTGGCCAGGAAGCCGCGGGTTTGGTGAGTTTCGATCAGAAGCACTTCCACAGCCATCGTGGGCTTGGTCATGTCTCTGACAATTTCAAATCAGAGCGGGTGATGTCGCGCCTCAAAGGCAACATGGCGCTGGGACACAATCGCTATTCCACCACCGGCGAGACCATCCTGCGCAATGTTCAGCCCTTATTTGCAGATTTAGAATTTGGCGGCTTCGCCCTTGGCCATAATGGCAACCTCACCAACGCCCTGACTGTCCGGCAGGAGCTTGTGCGCCGTGGCTGTATCTTCCAGTCCACCTCCGATACAGAAGTGGTGATTCACCTCATCGCCATCAGCAGTAAAGCGACCCTCGAAGAGCGGATTATTGACGCCCTCAGACAGATTGAAGGGGCCTACTCCATGGTCGCAATGTCGAACACAACCATGTTCGGTGTGCGCGACCCCCTGGGCGTGCGCCCTCTGGTCATCGGCAAATTGGATAAAGCTTACATTCTGTGCTCTGAAACCTGCGCCCTGGACATCATCGGTGCTGAATTTGTCCGCGACGTTGAACCCGGCGAAATGGTCATTATTGATCAAGACGGCCTGCGTTCGGTGCGGCCCTTCCCGAAGTCCGATCCACGGTTCTGCATCTTTGAATTTATTTATTTTGCCCGGCCCGACAGCGTGTGCGAAGGCTCCAGTGTTTACGAAGTCCGCAAACGCATCGGCGTAGAACTGGCCAAAGAAAGCAACGTGCCTTGCGATGTGGTGGTTCCTGTGCCGGACTCCGGCGTGCCCGCAGCGCTGGGCTACGCGTCTGCGGTCAAAGTCCCCTTTGAATACGGCATCATCCGTAATCACTATGTCGGACGCACGTTCATCCAGCCCACCGATAAAACCCGGCACCTGGGTGTGAAGCGCAAACACAACATCAACCGCGCCCAGATCGAGGGCAAACGCGTTGTTCTCGTCGATGACTCCATCGTACGCGGTACAACCTCGACCAAAATTGTTGATATGGTGCGCCAAGCTGGTGCCACCGAGGTGCACTTACGCATTTCATCACCGCCGACCGCCCACCCCTGCTATTTCGGCATCGACACGCCGGAGCGGGAACAATTACTCGCCGCCCAGCTTGATGTTGATGGCATGGCCAAGCGTCTGGGCGTTGATAGTCTTGCGTTCATTTCGGTCGATGGCCTGTACCGCGCGGTTGGCGAAGCAAAACGCAACATGGACAATCCACAATACTGCGATGCCTGCTTTACCGGCGATTATCCATCACCCCTGACGGACCTCAATGCAGAAGCCCTGCCGCATCAGTTGTCCCTCCTGACAGAAGGCCGGGCGTAA
- the alr gene encoding alanine racemase, which yields MSTNFVPPGSATPSPIPASVERAGAVLTIDLAAICENWRLLKRKLKPNADCGAVIKADAYGLGADNVAAALAGAGCETFYVAHLNEGIELRKVLGRGPRIVVMHGVNPGLEPEVFRHGLIPVLSTPEQIASWRTFATNADVLQETIVQVDTGMNRLGLSEREFTDHLNDADALQGLTPLALMSHLACASTPEHPYNKMQLERFTSTLSAFRTKYPDVKASLSNSAGVFLGEAWHYDYLRPGAALYGINPHPGGANPMLPVVRLQARILQLRRVDSTQTVGYGATFKAADGTKLATVSIGYADGVLRSLSNTGTATLDGIPIKVAGTVSMDLLTFDITNVPDSSARVGAMIDVLFHAHTVDDLAEEAGTIGYEILTSLGQRYARRYLPANVPGLTS from the coding sequence GTGTCTACCAATTTTGTGCCACCCGGTTCTGCGACGCCCTCTCCAATACCGGCCTCGGTCGAGCGGGCGGGTGCGGTTCTCACCATTGACCTTGCGGCGATCTGCGAAAACTGGCGGCTCCTAAAACGCAAACTTAAACCAAACGCAGACTGTGGCGCGGTGATTAAAGCCGATGCTTACGGATTAGGCGCTGACAATGTGGCCGCAGCTTTGGCCGGCGCAGGATGCGAGACCTTCTATGTGGCGCACCTCAACGAAGGCATAGAACTCCGAAAAGTGTTGGGACGCGGCCCGCGCATCGTGGTCATGCACGGCGTGAATCCTGGTCTGGAACCCGAGGTGTTTCGACACGGCTTGATCCCCGTTCTCAGCACACCAGAACAAATTGCGTCCTGGCGTACCTTTGCGACGAATGCCGATGTCCTTCAAGAAACCATTGTTCAGGTCGACACAGGCATGAACCGGCTCGGCCTCAGTGAGCGGGAGTTCACAGACCATCTGAATGACGCGGACGCCTTACAGGGGCTGACACCGCTTGCGCTGATGAGCCATCTTGCCTGCGCCAGCACACCAGAGCATCCCTACAATAAAATGCAGTTGGAACGCTTCACCAGCACCTTAAGCGCGTTCCGCACCAAGTATCCTGACGTCAAAGCCTCTTTGAGCAACAGCGCGGGTGTCTTTTTAGGAGAAGCCTGGCACTACGACTACCTGCGGCCCGGAGCCGCCCTCTATGGCATCAACCCGCACCCGGGTGGGGCCAACCCCATGCTGCCGGTGGTTCGCTTGCAGGCCAGAATCCTCCAGCTCCGGCGCGTTGACAGTACCCAGACCGTTGGATACGGTGCCACCTTCAAGGCCGCTGATGGAACAAAATTGGCCACAGTTTCAATAGGTTATGCCGATGGCGTTCTGCGTTCACTGAGCAACACCGGAACCGCAACGTTAGACGGCATCCCAATTAAAGTGGCTGGCACAGTCTCCATGGATCTCCTGACCTTCGACATCACCAACGTCCCAGACTCCAGCGCCCGGGTCGGCGCGATGATTGACGTTCTGTTTCACGCGCACACGGTTGATGACTTGGCCGAAGAAGCCGGCACCATCGGTTACGAGATCCTCACCAGTCTGGGCCAGCGCTATGCCCGCCGATATCTTCCGGCCAACGTTCCTGGGCTGACATCGTGA